From the genome of Nitrosomonas sp. Is79A3:
ATAATCCAAATCCTTCCCGGTATGCTCAGCGGAAACTTGCAAGCGGATTTCTTGATCGCCTTGCGGGACCACCGGATAATTCAAACCGGTGGCGAGGATATCGTGTTTGAACAGATGCGTCACCAAGGCAGTTGTTTTTGCGGTGTCGCGGATGAAAACCGGCACGATGGGATGTTCTCCGGGCAGCGTTTCGAAACCTAAGCATTGCAGTCCTGACCTGAGTTTGCCGCTGAAACTGCGTAGCTGATCAAGCAGGCGCGCGCCTTCCGGGCTTTCCAGCACATTCAGGGCGGCCAGCGCGGCAGCGGCCTCAGCGGGGGTGATCGGGTTGGAATAGATATACAGCGGCGCGGTTTCCCGTAAGTAAGCGATAGTGGTTGCGCTGGCGGCAACGTAGCCGCCGTTAACACCGAACGCCTTGCCGAGCGTGGCGATCAACACATCCGCTTGCCCGCCCGTGACTTCTTCGGTACCACGACCGGTGTTGCCAAAAGCACCGGCGCCGTGTGAATCGTCCACCACGGTGACAATTCCTTCGGCATAATCGTTCTGGTATTGCGCGCAACAGCGGCTGAGTCCGGCGAGCGGCGCGTAATCGCCGCGCATGCTGAAAACACCATCGGTGACCACGCAAACACGCTGAAAGCGGCCACGATTGCCGACCAATATGTTATCCAGTTCGCCCATATCACCGTGCGCATAAATCACTTTTCCTGCCGGATGCGCGAGACGGATCGCATTGATAATGCAGTTGTGGTTCAGCGCATCGCTGACGATCAACGTCTGCTCGGAAATAAACTGCGGCAGCACACCGACCATCGTGGCATAAGCGGCGCTGAACAGCATTGCGGCTTCGCGGCCGTGAAACGCTGCCAGCCTACGCTCCAATTCGACATGCGGCGCATACGTGCCGCTGATAAAGCGCACCGCGCCGGGACCGGCGCCGTACTTTTCCACTGCCAGCGCTTCCGCTTCGATCACTGCGGGATGCCGCGCCAATCCTAAATAGGAATTCGAGTTCATGCGTAAAAACGCGCGCTCACCGTAGCCTTGCAACTGATAGCGCGGGCCAAACCCGTCGACCGGCAATTTGATACCGGTAACGATTTTCTCTTCGCCCTTACGCATACCTTGCTGTTGCAACTGGTTTAATTTTGCCTGGAACAGCGGCTCTACTTTCGATAGGGACATATAGACCTCCGGTTAATCGTTACGTAATATGGCGGTAATGTGCGTCAACATATCGGCCACCATGGCCGGCAAATCGAATCGCGGCTGCCAGCCCCATTCAGCGCGGGCGGCGCTGTCGTCCATATGACGCGGCCACGAATCGGCAATCGCTTGGCGCAGCGGATCTACCGCATAACTGATGGTAAAACCGGGGAGATGCTTTTGTATTTCCGCCGCCAATTGCGCTGGGGTGAAATTCATCGCGGTGACGTTAAAACCATTGCGATGCACTAATTTTCTGGTATTGGTTTCCATCAATTGAATCGCAGCCGCGATGGCATCGGGCATATACATCATGTCCAGCTGCGTATCGGCACGCAGAAAACACTCATAATGCCGCTGCTTGACCGCAGCGTAAAAAATATCCACGGCGTAATCGGTCGTGCCGCCGCCCGGCAGCACTTGATTGGAAATCAACCCCGGATAACGCAGTCCGCGCGCGTCGATGCCGTAGCGATGAGCATAATAATCGCATAACAATTCGCCCGTCACCTTGGTAATGCCGTAAATCGTCGCCGGGTGTTGCACGGTATCTTGCGGGGTATCGAACTGCGGCGTGCCAGGGCCGAAAGCGGCAATGGAACTGGGAAAAAATACTTGGCAACGGTGCTTTCGTGCACTTTCCAGCACGTTGAGCAGGCCATTCATATTGATATCCCATGCCAGCAGCGGCTGTTCCTCAGCCACTGCGGAGAGCAGTGCGGCGAGATGGTAAATCACCGTAATGCGCTGCTCAGAAACCACTGCATCAAGCGCTGCCGCATCGCGGACATCCAGACGGCAATAAGGCCCCGTTTGCGCCAGATCATCCGACAGCTCACGGCGGTGCCCGGCAGCCACAACGTTTTCCGCGCCGTAGCGATCACGCAACGCCAATGTCAATTCCGCGCCAATTTGACCGGCCGCGCCGGTCACTAAAATTTTAGGCATCCCCACCTCCACGATTTCCTATCATACTGGCTTCTTTCAGGCGGTGTGCATCAAACAAAATAGGGCTTAAAAGCATCAATGCAAAAGTATCCGCTTTTTCAAGCTTCAAATTATTGCATAGGCCATTCCTACCAATGTTCTTTCCGCAGATAATGGCCAAGTCAATACTCTCAAGTACGAAATCAAACTAATTTTTATAGATTTCAGTCATTTTTTGCTATGATGAAATCAGAAAGTAGAAAAGTTCTAATTTAACTTCATAACTTTCTCAAAAAGTAGTAAATACAGAAATATTGCAAACTGATTGAATATTTCGAGTAGCAATGGAATTCCTTTTTATTCATCTAATACAAGGAGACTCACCATGCAATCAAAACTATTTTTCTCGATACTAATCTCGCTTAGTTTACTGACTCCCGGTGCATTAATGGCAATAGATCCAGCAAATGTCAAAGATGCTGAAGCGGAGGCCAGGACCAACTTCGATCATGTTAAATTAGCCGAATATTATGAAAATGAAGCTAATGCAATGAAAGCAAAGGCAGAAGAACAAAAACAGCTGCTGCGGGATTATCACGATCATAGCGAATACTACGGCCGGGAAGGACAAGATTTCCACGCACACC
Proteins encoded in this window:
- a CDS encoding aminotransferase class I/II-fold pyridoxal phosphate-dependent enzyme, producing MSLSKVEPLFQAKLNQLQQQGMRKGEEKIVTGIKLPVDGFGPRYQLQGYGERAFLRMNSNSYLGLARHPAVIEAEALAVEKYGAGPGAVRFISGTYAPHVELERRLAAFHGREAAMLFSAAYATMVGVLPQFISEQTLIVSDALNHNCIINAIRLAHPAGKVIYAHGDMGELDNILVGNRGRFQRVCVVTDGVFSMRGDYAPLAGLSRCCAQYQNDYAEGIVTVVDDSHGAGAFGNTGRGTEEVTGGQADVLIATLGKAFGVNGGYVAASATTIAYLRETAPLYIYSNPITPAEAAAALAALNVLESPEGARLLDQLRSFSGKLRSGLQCLGFETLPGEHPIVPVFIRDTAKTTALVTHLFKHDILATGLNYPVVPQGDQEIRLQVSAEHTGKDLDYLLDVLAGFRC
- a CDS encoding NAD-dependent epimerase/dehydratase family protein, which encodes MPKILVTGAAGQIGAELTLALRDRYGAENVVAAGHRRELSDDLAQTGPYCRLDVRDAAALDAVVSEQRITVIYHLAALLSAVAEEQPLLAWDINMNGLLNVLESARKHRCQVFFPSSIAAFGPGTPQFDTPQDTVQHPATIYGITKVTGELLCDYYAHRYGIDARGLRYPGLISNQVLPGGGTTDYAVDIFYAAVKQRHYECFLRADTQLDMMYMPDAIAAAIQLMETNTRKLVHRNGFNVTAMNFTPAQLAAEIQKHLPGFTISYAVDPLRQAIADSWPRHMDDSAARAEWGWQPRFDLPAMVADMLTHITAILRND